In Haloterrigena turkmenica DSM 5511, a single genomic region encodes these proteins:
- a CDS encoding SPW repeat domain-containing protein: protein MSTSRTTDARSPLPERLVGLAAAIGAWILWSGVVLTATGLVVVNNAVFGAAIAFFAAYTAGWPDGGRLPSIAAPALVVLLGLWVVAAPFVLEVTLDRVLWSNVIAGALVALLAAGSIVGGRRSTGSATASA, encoded by the coding sequence ATGAGCACCAGCCGAACGACCGACGCCCGTTCGCCGCTGCCGGAACGACTGGTCGGACTGGCCGCCGCGATCGGCGCCTGGATTCTCTGGTCAGGGGTCGTGCTGACCGCTACTGGACTGGTCGTCGTCAACAACGCCGTCTTCGGGGCGGCGATCGCCTTCTTCGCCGCCTACACCGCGGGATGGCCAGACGGCGGTCGGCTCCCGAGTATCGCTGCGCCGGCGCTCGTCGTCCTCCTCGGGCTCTGGGTGGTGGCCGCTCCCTTCGTGCTCGAGGTGACCCTGGACCGGGTCCTCTGGAGTAACGTCATCGCCGGCGCCCTCGTCGCGCTGCTGGCCGCCGGCAGCATCGTCGGAGGCCGCCGATCGACGGGGTCGGCAACTGCCAGCGCCTGA
- a CDS encoding DUF7344 domain-containing protein, protein MDSEDEEIIRLLTDPTNREILTALNGTPRGLSVTEIAGQLSSADETELDQTIISLHHNYLPRLDEAGLVAYDHDENIVTTGHRSTDDADWMDVEALDELLSQFGTGRRPDEGTVGRLEGREAVYDYCRDLADRADDELFLIYASDELLDEECLPYAENAIDRGVDLYAGTKNRDAREFFRERLPEATIWEPQMDWMYEQANYPKVSRLIVADRETVVVGLWEEDATGAQTEVAMIGEGRTNPLVVLTRELLGARLDHLDYQSDEFLEGLPFET, encoded by the coding sequence ATGGATTCGGAAGACGAAGAAATCATTCGACTACTTACAGATCCCACTAATCGTGAAATTTTAACAGCTCTCAATGGTACCCCTCGCGGCCTCTCTGTAACGGAGATCGCTGGACAACTTTCTTCGGCGGACGAGACGGAACTCGACCAGACGATCATCTCGCTACACCACAATTACCTGCCCCGACTCGACGAAGCCGGACTCGTCGCGTACGACCACGATGAAAATATCGTCACCACCGGCCATCGCTCGACGGATGACGCCGACTGGATGGACGTCGAAGCGCTCGACGAACTGCTCTCGCAGTTCGGGACAGGACGGAGACCGGACGAGGGTACTGTCGGACGGCTCGAGGGTCGCGAAGCGGTGTACGACTACTGCCGAGACCTGGCTGACAGAGCCGACGACGAACTCTTTCTGATCTACGCGTCCGACGAATTACTCGACGAGGAGTGTCTCCCGTACGCGGAGAACGCCATCGATCGGGGCGTCGACCTTTACGCCGGGACGAAAAACCGAGACGCTCGAGAGTTCTTTCGGGAGCGTCTCCCGGAAGCGACGATCTGGGAGCCACAGATGGATTGGATGTACGAGCAGGCGAACTATCCCAAGGTGAGCCGGCTCATCGTCGCCGATCGAGAGACCGTCGTCGTCGGCCTCTGGGAGGAGGATGCCACCGGTGCGCAAACGGAGGTCGCGATGATCGGAGAGGGACGAACCAATCCGCTGGTGGTCCTCACCCGCGAACTGCTCGGTGCTCGATTGGACCATCTCGATTATCAGAGTGACGAGTTTCTCGAAGGTCTTCCGTTTGAAACGTGA
- a CDS encoding response regulator: protein MTSGNDSIEDVIDILLVEPNPGDTRLFTENFRDAKLMNTVHAVSDGDAALDFLHQRGEYADASPPDIILLEPQLPGTSGMDVLAELDGEPILADIPVAVLTSSEMGEAIVQSHGLEADFYVRKPVEPADFVSFVDEIEEFWFAIVREPSET, encoded by the coding sequence ATGACCAGCGGCAACGACAGCATCGAGGACGTAATCGACATCTTACTCGTCGAGCCGAATCCGGGTGACACCCGGCTGTTCACGGAGAACTTCAGGGACGCGAAACTCATGAACACCGTCCACGCCGTCTCCGACGGCGACGCCGCTCTCGATTTCCTCCACCAGCGCGGCGAGTACGCCGACGCGTCTCCGCCCGACATCATCCTACTCGAGCCACAGCTCCCTGGCACCAGCGGCATGGACGTCCTCGCCGAACTGGACGGCGAACCGATCCTCGCCGACATTCCCGTCGCCGTACTCACGAGTTCGGAGATGGGTGAAGCGATCGTTCAGTCCCACGGCCTCGAGGCGGACTTCTACGTTCGAAAGCCGGTCGAGCCGGCGGACTTCGTCTCGTTCGTCGACGAGATCGAGGAGTTCTGGTTCGCGATCGTCCGCGAACCGTCGGAAACGTGA
- a CDS encoding TrmB family transcriptional regulator, which translates to MVSFDEEQAEAEALNRLQDLGLSQYEAQTLINLLRLGTGTTQDITRINGVPRTRVYEATDRLHELGFIDIQHTTPRKFTVISEETIIRMLNTQRENTITELAECLEVIGPAQPQREQFGVWTVTGREAVASRVNEFIADADEQIVYMTVDELLTDDHLDQLQAADDRGVDIYLAGISDDVQDQIQEIIPSAELFETLWEWRDTPAGSLLITDEKTALVSALVNGSSGANEIEETAIWGAGDRNSLVVVLRAIFTWRLNGEQAA; encoded by the coding sequence ATGGTATCATTTGACGAAGAGCAGGCTGAAGCTGAGGCTCTCAATCGATTACAAGATCTCGGGTTATCCCAATACGAAGCCCAGACACTAATCAACCTCCTTCGCCTCGGTACAGGAACCACACAGGACATTACCCGCATTAATGGTGTCCCCCGTACTCGCGTGTACGAGGCGACTGATCGGCTCCACGAACTGGGCTTCATTGACATCCAGCATACGACGCCACGGAAATTCACGGTAATCTCGGAGGAGACGATCATCCGCATGCTCAATACCCAACGTGAAAACACGATTACTGAACTTGCGGAGTGTTTGGAGGTAATCGGACCAGCCCAACCACAACGCGAACAGTTCGGTGTCTGGACGGTGACCGGTCGGGAGGCGGTAGCGTCTCGTGTCAACGAGTTCATCGCCGACGCAGACGAGCAAATCGTCTACATGACCGTCGATGAATTACTCACCGACGATCATCTCGATCAGCTTCAGGCCGCCGATGACCGTGGAGTAGACATCTATCTCGCAGGAATTTCAGACGATGTTCAAGATCAAATTCAGGAAATAATACCGTCAGCAGAACTATTCGAAACCTTATGGGAATGGCGGGATACGCCCGCCGGGAGCCTGTTGATCACTGACGAAAAGACGGCACTCGTCAGTGCTCTCGTAAATGGTTCCAGCGGCGCTAATGAGATCGAAGAAACGGCAATCTGGGGCGCAGGCGATCGAAATAGTCTCGTTGTCGTCCTCCGGGCGATCTTCACGTGGCGACTCAACGGAGAACAAGCAGCGTGA
- a CDS encoding helix-turn-helix domain-containing protein → MTTVVELDIPADRLAAARSFERVPELEYQIGGTIGDAPPLVWLSGPDRETVRAALETDPSIDVIASVTDETKPDRSSTDETDDRERWLFRLVFGDRFKLFERIVAENGGAILEASGSAGSWSVTLLFHDRDSLSACYSLFEQYEFGVDVTRLTGIDDLASAGTPLTETQYETIRTAQELGYFEVPRRITLKELAAELDVSHQALSERLRRCHAALVSAELTGELRPTAIDP, encoded by the coding sequence ATGACGACGGTCGTCGAACTCGACATCCCGGCCGACCGTCTCGCGGCCGCTCGGTCGTTCGAACGAGTACCGGAACTCGAGTACCAGATCGGCGGGACGATCGGTGACGCGCCCCCGCTGGTCTGGCTCTCCGGTCCGGATCGGGAGACCGTCCGGGCGGCACTCGAGACCGATCCCTCGATCGACGTGATCGCGAGCGTGACCGACGAGACGAAACCCGACCGGTCGAGTACCGACGAGACCGACGACCGCGAGCGGTGGCTGTTCCGCCTCGTCTTCGGCGACCGGTTCAAACTCTTCGAACGGATCGTCGCAGAGAACGGTGGGGCGATTTTAGAGGCCAGCGGGAGTGCCGGATCGTGGTCGGTGACGTTGCTCTTCCATGATCGGGACTCGCTGTCGGCGTGTTACTCGCTGTTCGAGCAGTACGAGTTCGGCGTCGACGTGACCCGTCTGACGGGGATCGACGATCTGGCGAGCGCCGGGACGCCGCTCACCGAGACCCAGTACGAGACGATCCGGACGGCCCAGGAGCTCGGCTACTTCGAGGTTCCGCGCCGGATCACGCTCAAGGAACTCGCCGCGGAACTCGACGTCTCACACCAGGCGCTGTCGGAACGGCTCCGCCGGTGTCACGCCGCGCTCGTCAGCGCGGAGTTGACCGGCGAGTTGCGGCCGACCGCGATCGATCCGTAG